The following are encoded together in the Vidua macroura isolate BioBank_ID:100142 chromosome 6, ASM2450914v1, whole genome shotgun sequence genome:
- the FIBIN gene encoding fin bud initiation factor homolog, with protein sequence MPLPLRLAWLCWLCSVCRGYFEGPLYPEMSNGSLHHYFVPDGDYEENDDPERCQLLFRVSEQRRCGAAAAGGGLSLREELTVLGRQVEDAGRVLEGIGRSISYDLDGEESYGAYLRRESAQISDAYSSSDRSLSELEGKFRQGQEQGGREESRLGDSFLGLLLHARALLRETRHVSSGLRDKYDLLALTVRSHGARLSRLKNDYLRA encoded by the coding sequence ATGCCGCTCCCTCTGCGCCTGGcgtggctgtgctggctctgcagcGTCTGCCGCGGGTACTTCGAGGGGCCGCTGTACCCCGAGATGTCCAACGGGAGCCTGCACCACTACTTCGTCCCCGACGGGGACTACGAGGAGAACGACGACCCCGAGCGGTGCCAGCTGCTGTTCCGGGTGAGCGAGCAGCGGCGgtgcggcgcggcggcggcgggcggcgggctCAGCCTGCGCGAGGAGCTGACGGTGCTGGGGCGGCAGGTGGAGGACGCGGGCCGGGTGCTGGAAGGCATCGGCAGGAGCATCTCCTACGACCTGGACGGGGAGGAGAGCTACGGTGCCTACCTGCGCCGCGAGTCCGCCCAGATCAGCGACGCCTACTCCAGCTCGGACCGCTCCCTGAGCGAGCTGGAGGGCAAATTCCgccagggccaggagcagggcGGCCGGGAGGAGTCCCGTCTGGGCGACAgcttcctggggctgctgctgcacgcCCGCGCCCTGCTCCGCGAGACCCGCCACGTCTCCAGCGGGCTGCGCGATAAGTACGACCTGCTGGCCCTCACGGTGCGCAGCCACGGCGCCCGCCTCAGCCGCCTCAAGAACGACTATCTCCGCGCCTGA